From one Eucalyptus grandis isolate ANBG69807.140 chromosome 9, ASM1654582v1, whole genome shotgun sequence genomic stretch:
- the LOC104418146 gene encoding RING-H2 finger protein ATL78: MAPPSSSSSDPLFQDLYFSRRLLLHGPLHQTPNTATAPSYSRSTREEPYSPGYNSFDSNVVMILAVLLCAVICSLGLNFIIRCALRCSSFVSSDTNGHNSSVRLANTGVKRKALKTFPIVNYSAELKLPGLDSECIICLSEYAINDQVRILPKCHHGFHVRCIDKWLNSHSSCPTCRHCLIETCQKIMGCGGAQASVSGPSPSSPAQAFQITIAPLEPEGPARNYHGVD, from the coding sequence atggctcctccttcttcctcatcctcCGACCCTCTCTTTCAAGACTTGTACTTCTCAAGAAGACTGCTCCTACATGGCCCTCTTCACCAGACACCAAACACGGCAACCGCGCCATCATATAGTAGAAGCACCCGTGAAGAACCTTACTCTCCTGGCTACAACAGCTTTGACTCCAACGTTGTGATGATCCTGGCTGTCCTATTGTGTGCCGTAATTTGCTCTTTAGGATTAAATTTCATCATTAGGTGTGCACTAAGGTGCTCCAGTTTTGTGTCCTCCGACACGAATGGCCATAATTCCTCAGTTAGGCTAGCCAATACCGGGGTGAAGAGGAAGGCCTTGAAGACCTTCCCGATTGTGAACTACTCGGCGGAATTGAAGTTGCCTGGGTTGGATTCCGAGTGCATAATCTGCCTCTCCGAATACGCCATCAACGACCAGGTCCGGATACTGCCGAAGTGCCACCATGGGTTTCACGTCCGGTGCATCGACAAGTGGCTCAACTCGCACTCCTCATGCCCGACCTGCAGGCACTGCTTGATCGAGACATGCCAAAAGATCATGGGTTGCGGTGGTGCTCAGGCTAGCGTTTCAGGACCGTCACCGTCATCTCCTGCTCAGGCTTTCCAAATCACCATCGCGCCACTAGAGCCAGAAGGGCCAGCGCGCAATTATCACGGAGTTGACTAG